The following coding sequences are from one bacterium SCSIO 12741 window:
- a CDS encoding SRPBCC family protein, which yields MKTSYGILITTLTLLISSIGFAQKVQSFTIERTIQASADKVWKVVGEEFADIAKSHPKLSGSHYVEGSPLSGEGCERVCSLNANGSKYTQEKMVDYNPTEFSFKAEIKGVGGLPIDTTTSYMIYDVDPIDENTCKITLTMVYRTNPAFMGGLAKGKFRKNIEDYAIAIEHYTLTGEDVNPENFKRIKKQYS from the coding sequence ATGAAAACTTCTTATGGAATCCTGATAACCACCTTAACCCTCCTCATTAGTTCAATAGGCTTTGCTCAAAAGGTACAGTCCTTTACCATTGAAAGAACCATTCAAGCTTCTGCAGATAAGGTTTGGAAAGTGGTTGGCGAGGAGTTCGCCGATATCGCCAAATCGCATCCCAAATTGTCGGGATCGCATTATGTAGAAGGCTCTCCACTATCTGGTGAGGGTTGTGAAAGAGTATGCAGTCTCAATGCTAACGGAAGCAAATACACCCAGGAGAAAATGGTGGACTATAATCCGACTGAATTCTCCTTTAAAGCAGAAATCAAAGGAGTTGGCGGATTACCGATTGACACGACTACCAGCTACATGATTTACGATGTAGATCCAATTGATGAGAACACCTGCAAAATCACACTAACCATGGTCTACCGCACCAATCCCGCCTTTATGGGAGGCTTGGCTAAAGGTAAGTTCCGCAAAAACATTGAAGACTACGCCATAGCTATCGAGCATTACACGCTTACCGGCGAGGACGTGAACCCTGAGAATTTCAAAAGAATCAAAAAACAATACTCCTAA
- a CDS encoding helix-turn-helix transcriptional regulator → MANKLETFDVDKWTVFGRNTFLPPFKITDALINEARIVYVVKGKSRLYSAEQYTDLTNGDLLIMKTDNFINHWQENEDGSHTQVIVFQLTADFLKFLYQNRPPSWFSDTEIPAGSSVVKVNPHPILSSYFEQFKFYLEEPSQLTEEVIQIKIRELISILVQTDQDGAIRQIMGNLFTATDYAFQEVISKNLYEDLNLEDLAFFTGMSLSSFKRKFSSVYGTTPNKYIISKRLEKAQTLLTTSNLSIAEIAYDCGFSEIGYFSKTFRKYYNVSPSDFRK, encoded by the coding sequence ATGGCCAATAAGTTAGAGACATTCGATGTAGACAAATGGACCGTCTTTGGTCGAAATACCTTTCTTCCTCCCTTCAAAATCACCGATGCGCTAATCAATGAAGCCCGAATCGTTTATGTGGTCAAGGGCAAGTCTCGTCTATATTCCGCTGAGCAATACACGGACCTCACAAATGGTGATTTATTAATCATGAAAACGGACAACTTCATCAACCACTGGCAGGAAAATGAAGACGGGTCCCATACCCAGGTTATCGTTTTTCAACTTACTGCCGATTTTCTGAAGTTTCTCTACCAAAATCGTCCTCCGTCCTGGTTTTCGGATACGGAGATTCCCGCGGGTTCTTCTGTCGTAAAAGTAAACCCACATCCCATTCTTAGCTCCTACTTTGAGCAATTCAAGTTTTACCTGGAAGAACCCAGCCAATTGACTGAGGAAGTGATCCAAATCAAGATACGGGAACTGATCTCTATCCTGGTACAAACCGATCAGGATGGCGCCATCCGACAAATCATGGGAAACCTGTTCACGGCCACCGATTACGCTTTTCAAGAAGTCATCAGTAAAAACCTCTACGAAGATCTAAACCTGGAGGATCTGGCCTTTTTTACGGGAATGAGCCTTTCTTCATTTAAGCGTAAATTCTCCTCCGTTTATGGAACGACACCCAACAAGTACATCATTTCCAAACGTCTCGAAAAAGCACAAACACTTTTAACCACGTCCAACTTAAGTATAGCCGAAATCGCCTACGACTGCGGATTTAGCGAAATCGGATATTTCTCCAAAACCTTTCGAAAGTATTACAACGTCTCACCCTCAGATTTCAGGAAGTAA
- a CDS encoding Crp/Fnr family transcriptional regulator: protein MFIDTSKQKRIKKGTILQLEGDSQLKSYFVIKGLLRSYIIDEKGKEHVFMFAPENWFMGDILAYSSSTPTRLFIDALEDSDVVPLQQTMDNLTPEDLRSSIEKLLKRAGVLQNRVLMHMSSSALERYQHFMDVYPQLIHRVPQKMIASYLGITPQALSRIRSDWAKSEQ from the coding sequence ATGTTCATAGATACGAGTAAGCAAAAACGAATCAAGAAAGGAACCATACTTCAGTTGGAGGGTGATAGCCAGTTGAAATCCTATTTTGTGATTAAAGGGCTTCTACGTAGTTATATTATCGACGAAAAGGGAAAAGAACATGTATTCATGTTTGCCCCCGAGAATTGGTTTATGGGAGATATTCTGGCTTATTCTTCGAGCACGCCAACCCGTTTGTTCATCGACGCCTTGGAAGATTCTGATGTTGTTCCCCTTCAGCAAACCATGGATAACCTGACGCCTGAAGACCTGAGATCAAGTATCGAAAAACTACTCAAGAGGGCAGGGGTGCTTCAAAACCGGGTATTGATGCACATGAGTTCATCTGCTTTGGAACGGTATCAACATTTTATGGACGTTTATCCTCAATTGATTCATCGGGTTCCTCAAAAAATGATAGCCTCATACCTCGGAATTACTCCTCAAGCTCTGAGCAGAATTAGAAGCGATTGGGCTAAATCCGAGCAATAA
- a CDS encoding YceI family protein — protein sequence MIKNMLILSIALLGFNFAIAQNSVKTSDSKVNFEISNMGFKTVDGNFTGMTGTINFNPQNLPASSFDVCIDASTVNTENEKRDHHLKEEDFFHVEKYPKICFKSSSIAKSGESFTVTGTLTMHGVSKTVTIPFTYSDSTFKGKLTIDRYDYKVGSDGGFMVGREVMLEIICVI from the coding sequence ATGATAAAGAATATGCTCATCCTTTCGATCGCATTGTTGGGATTCAATTTTGCGATAGCACAAAACTCCGTTAAGACCTCCGATTCCAAAGTGAATTTTGAAATCTCGAATATGGGTTTTAAAACGGTGGATGGAAATTTTACCGGAATGACCGGAACCATAAACTTTAACCCTCAAAACCTGCCGGCATCCTCTTTTGATGTTTGCATCGATGCGAGCACCGTAAACACCGAAAATGAAAAGCGGGACCATCACCTTAAGGAAGAAGACTTTTTTCACGTAGAGAAGTATCCAAAGATCTGTTTCAAATCCAGCTCGATAGCCAAAAGTGGTGAATCTTTTACCGTTACAGGAACACTAACAATGCACGGAGTGTCCAAAACAGTAACCATTCCTTTCACTTATTCCGATAGCACGTTTAAAGGGAAGCTGACCATTGACCGTTACGATTATAAAGTAGGATCAGATGGCGGTTTTATGGTCGGAAGAGAAGTGATGTTAGAGATCATTTGTGTCATTTAA
- a CDS encoding VOC family protein: MRLGAFSVSLSVKDLKVSKAFYENLGFKVLAGGEEQKYFILKNENSLIGIFEGMFEGNILTFNPGWDENGQNQPDFDDIREIQKHLKDSGVALMTEADESSSGPASAMLTDPDGNVILLDQHR; encoded by the coding sequence ATGAGATTAGGTGCATTTTCGGTCAGTTTAAGTGTAAAAGACCTAAAGGTTTCCAAGGCCTTTTATGAAAACCTGGGATTTAAAGTTCTTGCCGGAGGCGAAGAACAGAAGTACTTCATCCTGAAAAATGAGAATTCTCTCATCGGAATTTTTGAAGGCATGTTTGAAGGAAACATTCTCACCTTCAATCCGGGATGGGACGAAAACGGGCAAAACCAACCCGACTTTGACGATATCCGAGAAATCCAAAAACACCTCAAAGATTCTGGAGTAGCATTAATGACCGAAGCCGACGAAAGTTCTTCCGGACCAGCGAGTGCCATGCTTACAGATCCTGACGGGAATGTAATTTTGCTCGATCAGCACCGATAG
- a CDS encoding GNAT family N-acetyltransferase has translation MILLTQIPFQEIPMNLLLMADPSEDQIRKYLQNSWCLAAKRDDQILGVLILSPANSLKAEIKNIAVYDEYQGQGIGKKLLQKAQALAQEKGFHQIQIATGNSSIGQLALYQKMGFEPIRIEKDYFLKHYNEPIMENGIACKHRILLEKALM, from the coding sequence ATGATTCTTTTGACTCAAATACCCTTCCAGGAAATTCCCATGAACCTGCTCCTAATGGCCGATCCATCGGAAGATCAAATCCGGAAGTACTTACAGAACAGTTGGTGTCTGGCAGCCAAACGCGATGATCAAATACTTGGAGTATTGATTTTAAGTCCAGCCAATTCGCTCAAAGCCGAGATCAAAAACATCGCTGTTTACGATGAATATCAAGGTCAAGGAATTGGAAAAAAGCTACTCCAAAAAGCTCAGGCTTTGGCCCAGGAAAAAGGATTCCATCAAATCCAAATCGCCACAGGAAATTCAAGTATCGGTCAGCTCGCCTTGTATCAAAAAATGGGATTTGAACCGATTCGAATAGAGAAGGATTACTTTCTTAAACACTACAATGAACCCATCATGGAGAATGGCATAGCCTGCAAACATCGGATCCTTTTGGAAAAGGCCTTGATGTAG
- a CDS encoding agmatine deiminase family protein — MKAMTFIFILVISVFSFSCKKEVMEAPVVTGQSTYTFPEESERHEGTWLQWPHHYQYGKTFRDRLDPTWVELTRELASSEKVHIVAYDQVEKNRITALLNVAQVDLGQVDFSLYKTDDFWVRDNGPIYVKDQDGNWVIEDWGFNGWGNKADYGHCNAVPAKIGMDQNRTVVNLNSIMINEGGSVEMDGHGSLMACKSSILNANRNPGMTQAEAEKIFTQFLGVTNFIWLDGQAGLEITDQHIDGFARFGNSNTIVTLNREDLLAYDVLPTDIDKLYAARNADGKAYDFLKLPLTQNNVVTEYGKKLGYQGSYCNYYIANTKVIVPTYSDPNDSLALSKLQTLYPNREVVGIDCRNVYANGGMIHCITQQQPL, encoded by the coding sequence ATGAAAGCCATGACATTCATTTTTATCCTTGTTATCAGCGTCTTTTCTTTCTCCTGTAAAAAAGAAGTCATGGAAGCTCCAGTGGTCACAGGCCAAAGCACCTACACCTTTCCCGAAGAAAGTGAAAGGCATGAAGGCACTTGGTTGCAATGGCCCCATCACTACCAATATGGCAAAACTTTTCGCGATCGACTGGATCCAACCTGGGTTGAACTTACTCGTGAATTGGCCAGCAGTGAAAAGGTGCATATTGTAGCCTACGATCAGGTGGAAAAGAACCGAATTACGGCCTTGTTAAATGTAGCTCAAGTGGATTTGGGACAAGTAGACTTTTCACTCTACAAAACCGATGATTTCTGGGTGAGAGACAATGGTCCAATTTACGTAAAGGATCAGGATGGAAACTGGGTAATCGAAGATTGGGGTTTTAATGGCTGGGGCAACAAAGCCGACTACGGCCATTGCAATGCCGTACCGGCAAAAATTGGGATGGATCAAAACCGAACTGTAGTTAACCTAAACTCCATTATGATTAACGAAGGCGGAAGTGTAGAAATGGACGGCCATGGTAGCCTTATGGCCTGCAAAAGTTCGATTCTTAATGCCAACCGAAACCCTGGAATGACACAAGCTGAAGCCGAGAAGATCTTTACTCAGTTTTTGGGTGTAACAAACTTCATTTGGTTAGATGGGCAAGCTGGATTGGAAATAACCGACCAACACATTGACGGATTTGCCCGCTTTGGTAACTCCAACACCATTGTTACTCTGAATCGAGAAGATCTTTTGGCCTACGATGTCCTCCCAACGGATATTGATAAACTCTATGCTGCACGCAACGCCGATGGAAAGGCCTACGACTTTTTAAAACTCCCGCTTACCCAAAATAACGTGGTTACCGAATACGGCAAAAAACTGGGGTACCAAGGTTCCTATTGCAACTATTACATCGCCAATACAAAAGTCATTGTTCCCACCTATTCCGATCCGAATGATAGCCTGGCCCTGAGTAAGCTACAAACCCTTTACCCCAATCGAGAAGTGGTTGGAATAGACTGCCGAAATGTTTATGCCAATGGAGGTATGATACACTGTATTACCCAACAACAGCCATTGTAA
- a CDS encoding T9SS type A sorting domain-containing protein gives MKYSFIILPLLILGMDIQAQIVKKTGSLFQEISNHISTMPGDSGLDYREPTNRELKTWEHTIQNLLATHYQAAGDSAQKVGYELLEFSDTTSGQNKLYYLLQTQDSNHWGAYIYNPHYCRPLVIQSPHAKKDANTGLQGAYIFMETGAMFFEVNGTHRCNSSSPSTCSGSTTVCSSNSSSRPYPISDLSHTTQSLFQKTTEVIFQEIDKSFFIQLHGFAKKSSDPYVILSNGTQQTPSTDYLDDFRINLFMIDPSLTFKVAHIDTTWTRLRGFLNTQGRYINSSSDPCQSNATQTSGRFFHIEQERSKLRDNEAGWTKIAEALKRSFHCQSLSQLERGSINRLHVYPNPAEDYVQIVGLNGRSFDPSAFIFSAMGQNVSKEVIIHDSRGLMKLDISALSPGVYWIKLEHESFKILKR, from the coding sequence ATGAAGTATTCATTCATAATACTACCCCTCCTTATTCTCGGGATGGATATTCAAGCTCAAATCGTTAAAAAAACAGGGAGCTTGTTTCAGGAAATCAGTAATCACATAAGCACGATGCCCGGGGATAGTGGATTGGACTATCGGGAGCCCACAAATCGGGAATTAAAAACTTGGGAGCATACGATTCAAAATTTGCTCGCCACCCATTATCAGGCCGCAGGAGATTCGGCTCAGAAGGTGGGTTATGAATTGCTGGAATTTAGTGATACCACCTCCGGACAAAACAAACTTTACTATCTCCTGCAAACCCAAGATTCAAACCACTGGGGTGCCTATATCTACAACCCTCATTACTGTCGCCCATTGGTGATTCAATCTCCTCATGCCAAGAAAGATGCCAACACGGGCCTTCAGGGTGCCTATATATTTATGGAAACCGGGGCGATGTTTTTTGAGGTAAATGGAACCCATCGATGCAACAGTTCTTCTCCCAGTACCTGCAGTGGATCTACTACAGTTTGTTCGAGTAATTCAAGCTCAAGGCCCTACCCCATTTCGGATTTGTCTCACACCACTCAATCCTTGTTTCAGAAAACTACGGAAGTGATCTTTCAGGAAATAGACAAAAGTTTCTTTATACAACTGCACGGATTTGCTAAGAAAAGCTCAGATCCCTATGTCATCTTGAGCAACGGAACTCAACAGACTCCTTCCACAGACTACCTGGATGACTTTAGGATCAACCTATTTATGATCGATCCAAGCTTGACCTTTAAAGTGGCGCACATCGATACCACCTGGACCCGCTTAAGAGGTTTTTTGAATACCCAAGGCCGGTATATAAATTCCAGTTCTGATCCTTGTCAATCCAACGCTACTCAAACCTCCGGCCGATTTTTTCACATTGAACAGGAGCGGAGCAAGTTGAGAGACAATGAAGCTGGATGGACCAAAATTGCAGAAGCTCTTAAGCGTTCATTCCATTGCCAATCGCTTTCTCAACTTGAGAGGGGATCCATAAATCGCCTACATGTTTATCCCAATCCAGCGGAGGATTACGTTCAAATAGTGGGTCTGAACGGGAGATCATTTGATCCAAGTGCATTCATCTTTAGCGCCATGGGACAAAATGTAAGTAAGGAGGTTATTATTCATGACTCAAGAGGATTGATGAAACTGGATATTAGCGCCCTTTCTCCAGGAGTGTATTGGATAAAACTGGAGCACGAATCTTTCAAGATATTGAAGCGATAG
- a CDS encoding DUF1801 domain-containing protein, with protein sequence MSEIEDWIYGYDGNQREIMLFFHHMLTKDFNLIEKMKFKLPFYYGKSWICYLSPTSNDSVELAFTRGNELSNHQQILESKGRKQVYSIELKDLKSIPLTPIQEVLQEALVLDESKPYSVRRKK encoded by the coding sequence ATGTCAGAAATAGAAGATTGGATATACGGTTATGATGGTAATCAACGGGAGATAATGCTCTTCTTCCACCACATGTTGACGAAGGATTTTAACCTTATCGAGAAGATGAAGTTTAAGCTCCCCTTCTACTACGGCAAAAGTTGGATCTGTTACCTCAGCCCCACATCCAATGATAGCGTTGAGCTCGCTTTTACTCGTGGGAACGAACTATCCAACCACCAACAAATTCTGGAATCAAAAGGAAGAAAACAGGTGTATAGCATAGAGCTCAAAGACTTGAAATCCATCCCTCTAACGCCTATTCAGGAAGTCCTTCAAGAAGCCTTGGTGCTCGATGAATCGAAGCCTTACTCGGTTAGACGAAAAAAGTAG
- a CDS encoding VOC family protein, with product MKLNAGIITDKMDATKQFYQDVLGFGVTFENEFYLLLHTPNRQAEISFLLPQHASQKPLFQPAFQGQGVYLTIEVEDVDSWYSTLQEKGIPIQIEIRNEPWGDRHFAIQDPNGIGIDIVTYAAPE from the coding sequence ATGAAACTAAATGCCGGAATTATTACCGATAAAATGGATGCAACCAAGCAGTTTTACCAAGACGTATTGGGATTTGGAGTAACCTTTGAAAATGAATTCTACCTACTGCTGCATACGCCCAACAGGCAAGCGGAAATCAGTTTTCTCCTCCCTCAACACGCCAGCCAAAAACCGCTCTTCCAACCCGCTTTTCAAGGACAAGGAGTATACCTCACCATTGAAGTGGAAGATGTGGATTCCTGGTACTCTACCCTACAGGAAAAAGGCATCCCTATTCAAATCGAGATTCGAAATGAACCTTGGGGCGATCGGCACTTTGCGATTCAGGACCCCAACGGAATAGGAATTGATATCGTTACTTATGCGGCACCTGAATAG
- a CDS encoding AraC family transcriptional regulator — protein sequence MIQGVQDGVAYHEIRPESDAKEFIHCYWQLKTPSPLDEPFTYRVASDGCIDILWEQQKGDQLYITGFSKKFVEFELGQSFDYLGIRFVPAGFPTLFDIPASTLTQQFLPLQEVESNLNDVLIREVRAPLSLSRAAERMDLIFQNWIDQKEMHPQADGRFLNAMGQILKAQGNLNVTELDVGLSERQLRRLFAFYFGESAKTFAKVVRFQTLLGTYPTSKSLKDDKIFYDLGYFDQAHFIKEFKAFYGITPNRAFRR from the coding sequence ATGATTCAAGGCGTTCAGGACGGAGTAGCCTACCATGAAATTAGGCCGGAATCAGACGCTAAGGAGTTCATTCACTGCTATTGGCAACTGAAAACACCCTCCCCTCTGGACGAACCTTTCACCTATCGAGTAGCTTCTGACGGTTGCATCGATATTCTTTGGGAACAGCAAAAAGGCGATCAATTATACATTACCGGATTCTCCAAAAAGTTTGTTGAGTTTGAATTGGGCCAATCCTTTGACTATTTAGGTATTCGCTTTGTACCGGCCGGATTTCCCACCTTATTCGATATTCCCGCGAGCACCCTTACCCAGCAATTCCTTCCTCTTCAAGAAGTGGAATCCAATCTGAATGATGTCCTAATCCGAGAAGTAAGGGCTCCTCTTTCCTTGAGCCGTGCCGCTGAGCGGATGGATCTGATTTTTCAAAACTGGATAGATCAAAAAGAAATGCATCCACAAGCCGATGGTCGCTTCCTAAATGCCATGGGACAAATTTTGAAAGCCCAGGGCAACTTGAACGTAACAGAACTGGACGTTGGATTGAGTGAACGTCAATTGAGGCGGTTGTTTGCTTTTTACTTTGGTGAGTCCGCTAAAACCTTTGCCAAGGTGGTTCGTTTTCAAACCTTATTAGGCACGTATCCTACTTCTAAAAGCTTAAAGGATGACAAGATCTTCTACGATCTGGGTTACTTCGATCAGGCACATTTCATCAAGGAGTTTAAGGCCTTTTATGGAATCACACCCAATCGGGCCTTTAGGCGCTGA
- the ygiD gene encoding 4,5-DOPA dioxygenase extradiol, which yields MKRKDFLKLMGIGALSLPMLSSMKKLENLSTLFDHSERMPVLFLGHGSPMNGIEDNEFVQGFKKQREYLQKPNAIIVISAHWETRGTYVTAVENPRTIHDFGGFPKELYEVQYPAPGHPALAQELGQMIQPENTVQMDHQWGLDHGSWTVIKPLFPEADIPVLQLSIDYTKPAAYHYELAGQLKKLRERGVLLVGSGNIVHNLGKVAWDKAQENYAYDWAMEASEKSRQWILDGNHKELIDFRKQGRAFDLAIPTPEHYLPLLYTLGLQDNKDQVSIFNDKPLAGSLTMTSVRLA from the coding sequence ATGAAACGAAAAGATTTTCTTAAACTTATGGGGATTGGAGCCTTGTCCCTGCCTATGCTATCGTCCATGAAAAAACTGGAAAATCTAAGCACATTATTTGACCATTCAGAGCGAATGCCTGTCCTATTCTTGGGGCATGGCTCGCCCATGAATGGGATTGAAGACAACGAATTCGTCCAAGGATTTAAAAAGCAACGAGAATACCTGCAGAAGCCCAATGCCATTATCGTTATTTCGGCTCACTGGGAAACTCGGGGGACCTACGTAACCGCTGTCGAAAATCCAAGAACGATTCACGATTTTGGTGGATTTCCGAAGGAACTGTACGAGGTGCAGTACCCGGCTCCGGGTCACCCAGCACTGGCTCAGGAATTGGGACAGATGATACAGCCAGAAAATACCGTTCAAATGGATCATCAGTGGGGATTGGACCACGGCTCCTGGACGGTCATTAAACCCCTCTTTCCCGAAGCCGATATACCTGTTCTCCAACTGAGTATTGATTATACCAAGCCCGCTGCCTATCACTACGAATTGGCTGGACAGTTGAAAAAACTACGGGAACGTGGCGTATTGTTGGTAGGAAGCGGAAACATTGTGCACAACCTGGGCAAAGTAGCTTGGGACAAAGCCCAAGAAAATTATGCCTACGATTGGGCCATGGAGGCCAGTGAAAAGAGTAGACAATGGATTCTTGATGGAAACCACAAAGAATTGATCGATTTCCGTAAACAAGGGCGAGCTTTTGATCTCGCTATTCCAACTCCCGAGCACTACTTGCCTCTACTCTATACTTTAGGTCTGCAGGACAACAAAGACCAGGTGTCGATCTTTAACGACAAACCTCTGGCAGGATCCCTAACCATGACCAGTGTTCGATTGGCTTAA
- a CDS encoding SDR family oxidoreductase, which produces MILVTGATGGYGGSAIQHLLNKGVPAQEIIALVRSEEKAKDLKEKGIEIRVGDYTDYNSLVQAFKGVDKLLFVSGNDIPNRDDQHKNVVDAAKETGVKHVVYTSFYRRPEIENSAIAFLQDTHIKTENWLKESGIAYTLLQNALYMDMVTGFAGEKVLETGLISLPGGSGKFSAVIRDELAEAAAQILTTEGHEHKAYPLTNKEALSMPEMAEAISKASGTSVSYKPLSNDEYQKEMESQGVPALFIGIFQAFAKAQAQGELDIVGDTLESLIGRKPYSAQEFIEKVYG; this is translated from the coding sequence ATGATTTTAGTTACAGGAGCAACCGGCGGATATGGAGGAAGCGCCATCCAGCATTTGCTCAATAAAGGAGTACCGGCCCAGGAAATAATTGCTTTGGTTCGGAGTGAAGAAAAAGCCAAGGATCTAAAGGAAAAAGGAATCGAAATCCGAGTCGGTGATTACACCGATTACAATTCTTTGGTTCAAGCTTTTAAAGGAGTGGATAAATTGTTGTTCGTATCCGGAAACGATATTCCAAACCGGGATGATCAGCATAAGAATGTGGTAGATGCCGCCAAAGAAACCGGAGTAAAACACGTGGTCTATACTTCCTTTTACCGGAGGCCTGAAATAGAAAATTCGGCCATCGCCTTTTTACAGGATACCCATATCAAAACGGAAAACTGGCTCAAAGAAAGCGGAATCGCTTACACCCTACTGCAAAATGCACTTTATATGGACATGGTAACAGGTTTTGCCGGAGAAAAAGTATTGGAAACGGGTCTGATTTCGTTACCGGGTGGATCTGGAAAATTTAGTGCTGTGATTCGGGATGAACTCGCTGAAGCCGCGGCCCAGATTTTGACAACAGAAGGCCATGAACACAAAGCCTACCCTTTGACCAATAAGGAAGCCCTATCCATGCCTGAAATGGCAGAAGCCATCTCAAAGGCCAGTGGTACATCTGTAAGCTACAAGCCATTGAGTAATGATGAATACCAAAAGGAAATGGAAAGCCAAGGTGTTCCCGCTCTTTTTATTGGTATTTTTCAAGCTTTTGCCAAAGCTCAGGCACAAGGCGAATTGGACATCGTGGGCGATACCCTCGAATCCTTAATTGGCCGCAAGCCCTATTCGGCTCAAGAGTTTATCGAAAAGGTATACGGATAA
- a CDS encoding helix-turn-helix transcriptional regulator yields MSELNPLEGVKSCPRQYVLAINDTLNVLSGKWKLPIIASLLYGKNRFKDLQENIDKITPRMLSKELKELELNGVVKRNVQTSTPIRIEYELTESGKRIISVLDTMIEWGVAHREATLTS; encoded by the coding sequence ATGAGTGAATTGAATCCATTAGAAGGAGTAAAGTCTTGTCCTCGCCAATATGTTTTGGCGATCAATGATACCTTAAATGTGTTGAGTGGGAAATGGAAACTTCCCATAATTGCATCCTTACTTTATGGTAAAAACCGGTTTAAAGATCTTCAGGAAAACATCGATAAAATTACGCCGAGAATGCTCTCCAAAGAACTCAAAGAGTTGGAGCTGAATGGCGTGGTTAAGCGAAATGTTCAAACCTCTACACCCATCAGAATTGAATACGAATTGACGGAATCGGGAAAAAGGATCATCTCGGTTTTGGATACTATGATTGAGTGGGGAGTGGCGCATCGGGAAGCCACGTTGACCTCATGA
- a CDS encoding DUF2071 domain-containing protein — MLIKDLLQQYDHRPWPLPKTSWKYYQEWNNALFLHWPVPQEELIKWLPSELEMDLFEGQPWVSLVAFTMEKIRPSNLPAFPPISNFDEINVRTYVRFKGKSGVHFLSIEGGKSLSCKLAKALSELPYRYSKMTRKTNHFQSHNPAFSDRFSMEYRTGPLVKVKSNLDRWLTERYALFQDSPKGINAFEIHHVEWPIHSIEIKKSTINYPRFGSLLTDLPVLSHYSPGVQVIAWDKTQHPLLTPKK; from the coding sequence ATGTTAATTAAAGACCTACTCCAACAATACGACCATCGCCCCTGGCCACTTCCCAAAACAAGCTGGAAATATTACCAGGAATGGAATAATGCCCTATTTCTTCATTGGCCGGTGCCGCAGGAAGAATTGATAAAATGGCTTCCGAGTGAATTAGAAATGGATCTGTTCGAAGGCCAACCGTGGGTATCTTTAGTCGCCTTTACCATGGAAAAGATTAGGCCCAGCAACCTACCGGCATTTCCCCCTATATCAAACTTTGACGAGATCAATGTTAGAACCTATGTTCGGTTCAAAGGAAAAAGCGGCGTTCATTTTCTGAGCATTGAAGGTGGAAAAAGTCTCTCTTGTAAGTTAGCAAAAGCGCTTTCAGAATTACCTTATCGCTACTCAAAAATGACCCGAAAAACGAATCACTTCCAATCCCATAACCCGGCGTTTAGCGATCGTTTCAGCATGGAGTACAGAACCGGTCCTTTGGTCAAAGTAAAGTCGAATCTGGATAGGTGGTTAACCGAGAGGTACGCCCTTTTTCAAGACTCTCCAAAAGGGATTAATGCCTTTGAAATTCATCACGTCGAATGGCCTATCCATTCGATTGAAATAAAAAAGAGTACGATCAATTATCCCCGATTTGGTTCATTGCTCACCGATCTTCCGGTTTTATCCCATTACTCCCCAGGAGTCCAGGTAATTGCATGGGATAAAACCCAGCATCCACTTCTTACACCAAAAAAGTAA